In Cottoperca gobio chromosome 19, fCotGob3.1, whole genome shotgun sequence, the genomic window CTTGTCGCGCCTCAGATCGTGCACGCCCTGCTCCAGGTTGATGATAGTGTCCAGCTTGCGCTTGCGGCAGTTCTGGGCCGCCATCTTGTTCTTGCCACGCCTTCGGATGTCGCGGATGAGCGCTAGCTGGCCTTCGCTCAGGTGGTGCTTGGCTAGAAGCTCGTTGAACTCTTCCACAGGCAGGTTGATGATCTTCTCGTTGGAGAAGGGGATTTTCATGCCCCGGGCTCGGCGTTCATCGCGACTTGAGTGCTTGTCGAGCAAGTCCTGAGGAGGCTGAAGCTTCGAGTGTTTGAAAGTCTTCTTCCCAGCTGAAAGGGGGAGCTCTGGATCCTCAGCGAACACAGAGGAAAGCGGCAGGTTGTAAGTGTGATTGTGGCTGATGTTGTCGAGCTGAGGGAGGCCGTGGAACTGGGAGGGGTTCTGATAGCTCATACGGCACAGCTTACTGTACCCAGGCTGATAACCACCGACGGCCCCTTCCTCCGTCTCCACAGTGGCAACCTCAGAGTCGGTGCTGTACCCCACGGCTCCCTCCTCGGAGAAGGTGGCAGATGTTGAAGACGAAGAAGCTACCGAAGAGCAGGATGTCTCGGAGCTGCTTGGGGATGCCGGGCTGTGGCTGGAGTCCAGGGAGAGACCAGAATCTGAGTCAAGTTCGTCCTCCAACTGCGAAGCCTGGGCCTGGCTGAAGCCCTCCTCCATGGCGAGGTCCAGCAAGCTGATCTCGTCCAGCATGGACTCTTCCAGCAGGTTGCTGAATGGATCGGGCAATATGGGTGTGGATGTAATGTTGGTACTAGAACTATTAACGTGTGGTGGCAGAAAGATCCCCGTCAAGTTAGTGGCTCCAAACGTGGAGTTGATGCTGCTGGAGTTGCTGGAAGAAAGTCTGACCATGGTGGTTCTTGGGGTGACGCTAGTAGAGTCCACCTGGGGATTGAAAATCTGAGGGAAGTCTTGGCTGCAGCTGGGGAGGGAGGCCTGGTGAAGGCTGACATCCTGGTTTACTGGCGTTGAGCGAGTAGAGAGTCCAAAGTTTCCCACAGTGTTTGACTCCGTTGTCCCACTCGAGCCACTGTCACTGCTGGAGTTGCTGTTGGGCGAAGAGCTGTTCACTTCCATTGCCTTCAAACagagacattttattaaataaacacacatttcatattATAATTATGAGTATTTTCCTAtagttttcatgtttaaatgagtttacatttttacacgGCTAAGAAGCACTTTTTTCATACTCCCAAATAGAGCTGTACCGAATAGTTGGAACCTTTGACGCTTCATTCATAAAGTtaacatttgaatataaaacattctTGATAAACATTCAAATGCGCAGCtttgcatgtctattcattctATTATCATTAATTTCTGCATAATTAGATAAAATGAAGATTAGGATACACTAATGTTTCTTATGTCTAGATTTCTTTGTGTGACATGTTTACCTTGTGTGTTACgtgtgacatgcaacaaaaggTCTCAAGGCCATGTATCTGCCTTCGCTTAGTGCTccatcatcacttcatcacttgtatatatatataaaaaaaaaaaaaaagacattcggTACTCCCTACTTCCAAATATGCTTTTGTCTTAAAATGATacactttaataaaaaaggaCTTTCCACAATTCGTTATCATTTTCATTGGTATGTGGGAATACAGAAGGTTTTGTTTTGGGCTCACCTCTGTGAGTGAGAACTCATACTTTAATTGTATTAAAGGTGTGAGGATggacaaacaaatacatacttGTAGCTCCATGATGGCCATGATGTCTTGCCACTGCTGCTCCAGGTCTAACTGTGGCTCTGCTGGGGGCAGCTGTGGTGCCAGAGGAAGGGCCTGAGACGTAGAAGGAACTTCTTCATTGGAAACTATTTCGGTGGCGACAACAACCGGAGCtggaaactatttaaaaacattacaaaaacattGTTCACTTCACGCCGATGAGAAAGCAATCCTTGCAATGCAtgtgaaacaacacattttgcgTTTTTACCTCAGATTCTTCTCCAAAAGGGAAAGTGGCCTCCAACAGCCTCAAGCATTCTTGTAGAGACGGTGAAGTCTGTGAGCCAAGAACTGGGAGCTgggtaacaacaacaacagagataCCAATACAGTCAAAAGTACTTAGAATTATTTTAGGGCGCTCCCACACCTGCAGTTCAGTTCATTTGGTGCGGACCAACGAAAGAAAAAGATGTGTATTCATCTTGTCTTTTGTCACGAAGAGCTCAGGAAGAAATAACTGATAATGAGCATTATTACATGGACATCATCGCAAACAGTGAAGAACAGACCGAAAAAGAGGAATTTTGAATTGTGGTTGCTACATTAAAACTTACTTTTGTTGGCGAACGGCTAAAATAGACAGGGTACACCAGAAGCTCAACACGCCACTGTTTTaactctttctgtttctgattGAAACATCCCTGCACTTGCATGGCGAGTTTGTATAAGTATAGGCTATACATCGCTAATACAGATCGGGAGAGATCTCTCTCTTGACAGATTTCTCCACCAGCAAATGGATTTCATAGAAGTAGTGCtttgaattaatgttaaaagttGCTTTCATTTCACACTTAAAGCGAACCGCGCCAGAGTCTGCCTGGATCAGACGGAGACGGCCTTGAGAAGGAACATTCTCTGGTTGTTTGGACCTTCACACccaaacaaactgcacacaaTCAGCAAACACACAGTTCATTTTAACCAAATAGGTTAGGTGCATCCATCATTCTGACTTAGTCCACCTGttctttctgctgttttcaCTGAATGAGtgaaagctgcacacacacacacacacacacacacacacacacacacacacacacacacacacacacacacacacacacacacacacacacacacacacacacacacacacacacacacacacacacacacacacacacacacctgtgcaaATATATCGGCAATCGCTGGTTGTTGGGATGACGGTGGTCTTACCCGATCTCACATTAGTTTCTTCTTGTTGATAAATATTCTGTGTATTCGCCTAGTTGATGCTCAGCTACTGTGGTCAAGTCTGACAATTCTGTCTcatacaatacaaacaatagaacacattcattgttttctttatcgGTTTAGGTTTATAAAAGCGTCACGGATGCCACAGATACCGGCACTGGAtaagctgcatgtgtgtgcatctgtagaATGGCTAACGATTCTGAACCACTGGAAAATTCTCTTGGATGTAAAGCCCTGAAATAAATGTGACTCAATGGAATTTCAGATTGATTTGTTTGAGCTCTCAATCCACTGTCTGAGACTTAACTCATTAGCTGGTGTGACACAACAATGAGATGAAACTCTTATATTCAAACTGAGCAATTTCACAGATTAACACAATTCTTCAACCCATAATGTTTTAGGCGAATGGTGAACAGAGAAATGTCTCGGCATGAAGACAAACTCATATTAAGCAACCAAAATGATCCCTTATCACCAGTGTGCAGCTCCCAagtttctatttt contains:
- the nfe2l1b gene encoding endoplasmic reticulum membrane sensor NFE2L1b isoform X1, which encodes MLYLKKYFTEGLIQFTILLSLIGVRVDVDSYLSNQLPPLREIILGPSSAYTQTQFHNLRNTLDGYGIHPKSVDLDQFFTTRRLLNQVRQLDRLSVPSTELNTWLVHRDSETVVSTSSQPSPSITLDNGGGLEDVNNPDATPAMRGGSGAPESTYNLNEADSSLGAVAPEGNQEQPVSRDGNDDLTKEDIDLIDILWRQDIDLGAGREVFNYSNRQKESEEEKPSPRENKDRNEEQERWRNGVNLQGAQPVDGETGESIPEQLPVLGSQTSPSLQECLRLLEATFPFGEESEFPAPVVVATEIVSNEEVPSTSQALPLAPQLPPAEPQLDLEQQWQDIMAIMELQAMEVNSSSPNSNSSSDSGSSGTTESNTVGNFGLSTRSTPVNQDVSLHQASLPSCSQDFPQIFNPQVDSTSVTPRTTMVRLSSSNSSSINSTFGATNLTGIFLPPHVNSSSTNITSTPILPDPFSNLLEESMLDEISLLDLAMEEGFSQAQASQLEDELDSDSGLSLDSSHSPASPSSSETSCSSVASSSSTSATFSEEGAVGYSTDSEVATVETEEGAVGGYQPGYSKLCRMSYQNPSQFHGLPQLDNISHNHTYNLPLSSVFAEDPELPLSAGKKTFKHSKLQPPQDLLDKHSSRDERRARGMKIPFSNEKIINLPVEEFNELLAKHHLSEGQLALIRDIRRRGKNKMAAQNCRKRKLDTIINLEQGVHDLRRDKGRLLKEKMEFIRSIRQMKQKMQSLYQEVFSQLRDEEGRPYPPSEYSLQYSADGSVLIMPRGVTTAEQNRKPEKKQKDKKK
- the nfe2l1b gene encoding endoplasmic reticulum membrane sensor NFE2L1b isoform X2, producing the protein MRGGSGAPESTYNLNEADSSLGAVAPEGNQEQPVSRDGNDDLTKEDIDLIDILWRQDIDLGAGREVFNYSNRQKESEEEKPSPRENKDRNEEQERWRNGVNLQGAQPVDGETGESIPEQLPVLGSQTSPSLQECLRLLEATFPFGEESEFPAPVVVATEIVSNEEVPSTSQALPLAPQLPPAEPQLDLEQQWQDIMAIMELQAMEVNSSSPNSNSSSDSGSSGTTESNTVGNFGLSTRSTPVNQDVSLHQASLPSCSQDFPQIFNPQVDSTSVTPRTTMVRLSSSNSSSINSTFGATNLTGIFLPPHVNSSSTNITSTPILPDPFSNLLEESMLDEISLLDLAMEEGFSQAQASQLEDELDSDSGLSLDSSHSPASPSSSETSCSSVASSSSTSATFSEEGAVGYSTDSEVATVETEEGAVGGYQPGYSKLCRMSYQNPSQFHGLPQLDNISHNHTYNLPLSSVFAEDPELPLSAGKKTFKHSKLQPPQDLLDKHSSRDERRARGMKIPFSNEKIINLPVEEFNELLAKHHLSEGQLALIRDIRRRGKNKMAAQNCRKRKLDTIINLEQGVHDLRRDKGRLLKEKMEFIRSIRQMKQKMQSLYQEVFSQLRDEEGRPYPPSEYSLQYSADGSVLIMPRGVTTAEQNRKPEKKQKDKKK